A DNA window from Falco naumanni isolate bFalNau1 chromosome Z, bFalNau1.pat, whole genome shotgun sequence contains the following coding sequences:
- the MACIR gene encoding macrophage immunometabolism regulator produces the protein MEVDVNGEARSTLSTLPVPLAEVSPVGRMEVEKPRCSSTPCSPMRRTVAGYQILHMDSNYLVGFTTGEELLKLAQKCTGSEENKGESGPNWHSKQLDSGLLRSSRLYKTRSRYYQPYEIPAVNGRRRRRMPSSGDKCTKALPYEPYKALHGPLPLCLLKGKRTHSKSLDYLNLDKMSIKEPADTEVLQYQLQHLTLRGDRMFARNNT, from the coding sequence ATGGAAGTTGACGTAAATGGAGAGGCCAGAAGTACCCTGTCTACCCTCCCTGTGCCTCTTGCTGAGGTGAGTCCCGTGGGCAGAATGGAAGTAGAGAAGCCCCGCTGTTCCAGCACCCCCTGCTCACCAATGCGGCGGACAGTTGCAGGATATCAGATCCTTCACATGGATTCTAATTACCTGGTTGGCTTCACAACTGGAGAGGAGCTGCTAAAATTAGCCCAGAAGTGTACAGGAAGTGAAGAGAATAAAGGGGAATCTGGGCCGAACTGGCATTCCAAACAGCTTGATTCTGGACTTCTGCGTTCCTCCCGTTTGTACAAAACTAGAAGTAGGTACTATCAGCCATATGAGATCCCAGCAGTAAATGGAAGGAGGAGACGACGGATGCCCAGCTCAGGGGATAAATGCACTAAGGCTTTGCCTTATGAACCTTACAAGGCACTTCATGGTCCCCTGCctctttgccttttaaaaggtaaaaggaCTCATTCAAAATCTCTGGACTACCTCAATTTAGATAAAATGAGCATTAAGGAACCTGCTGACACAGAAGTGCTACAATACCAGCTCCAACACCTTACGCTTAGAGGGGACCGTATGTTTGCAAGAAATAACACATGA